The following are encoded together in the Corticium candelabrum chromosome 1, ooCorCand1.1, whole genome shotgun sequence genome:
- the LOC134186168 gene encoding uncharacterized protein K02A2.6-like: MQDGQIVLLGLLLMCFFSWRHKDLLTVVEGLVLRGHQIVIPKSMRKEMLKLSHDGHLGIVKTKKQAQQSVWWPHMNSQLELTVSNSMTSARFASEQRKELLCITPIPPSGKLGANLFKVEEMHFLVVADYYSRYPEVKQLTGTKSTDNGLQFVSDDFKNFRRTYQFMLVTSSPRHPQGNGQAEKIVGTAKALIKKVWQAGEDPHLGLLAYRATEHEATGMSPGQLLMERKLQTTMPSIACQLIPHCG; encoded by the exons ATGCAGGATGGCCAAATTGTGTTACTCGGGTTGCTGCttatgtgtttcttttcttggAGACATAAGGATTTATTGACTGTGGTTGAGGGTTTAGTGTTGAGAGGACATCAGATAGTTATTCCCAAGTCTATGAGAAAAGAGATGCTTAAGCTGTCACATGATGGGCATTTGGGAATAGTAAAGACCAAAAAACAAGCACAACAGTCAGTGTGGTGGCCACACATGAACAGCCAGTTAGAGTTAACAGTTTCCAACTCTATGACAAGTGCAAGATTTGCAAGTGAGCAGAGGAAAGAGCTACTCTGCATTACTCCAATTCCACCTTCGGGAAAATTGGGTGCAAATTTATTCAAAGTAGAAGAGATGCATTTTCTAGTAGTTGCTGACTATTACTCGAGGTATCCGGAAGTTAAACAGCTCACTGGAACTAAATCAACGG ATAATGGACTACAGTTTGTGAGTGATGACTTTAAGAACTTCAGAAGGACTTATCAGTTTATGCTTGTAACATCATCTCCTAGACATCCACAAGGAAATGGACAGGCAGAAAAGATTGTGGGGACTGCCAAAGCCCTGATTAAGAAGGTCTGGCAGGCAGGAGAAGATCCACACTTGGGATTGTTAGCATATAGAGCTACAGAACATGAAGCCACTGGAATGTCTCCTGGTCAATTGCTAATGGAGAGGAAGTTGCAAACAACCATGCCATCTATTGCTTGTCAATTGATTCCACATTGTGGATAA
- the LOC134186269 gene encoding uncharacterized protein LOC134186269: protein MQLLMNCLLGILALEVFCPVLLTPNNGMQNTTNTASGTAVEFRCNECYELEGQRELSCLPNQSWTGEAPTCKVKYCPALRTPVHGKKDSNDMSCGTTVEFICDDCYEVDGDNHVTCLSNRTWNGTEPSCKIKFCPALVTPTNGQKNSNNRSCNTTVSFNCSDCYKLEGYDQLSCLPNNLWSSQEPVCKLKNCSVLSTPSNGLKNTNSISCGTVVDFSCNKCYELEGHEQLSCLSNTSWSGGNPRCNLKICSILVTPSNGSKSTNTLSCGTVVDFSCDDCYDLEGDSQLTCLPNNSWSGEEPNCALKSCRALAEPTNGKKESNFTFCDITVDFTCDECYSLEGHYNLSCLPNNSWSGEEPNCTLKSCPILVTPINGETNSSDTSCGTSVEFSCHECYMLEGRNQLSCLPNKTWDSAEPNCTLKSCTELVTPSNGQKDSSDTSCGTTVMFSCRECYDLVGYNQSSCLPNQTWSSEAPNCSLKFCPALVAPANGSKNSNDTSCGSSVEFSCGECYELEGHRVLTCLVDNTWSSKEPNCTLKSCPALRIPINGEKDSNDTVCGAVVGFRCNECHEVQGHNQLSCLPNRTWSGEEPNCTYVHCPALEVPSNGSILHLTDSYRCGSAVWYECENGFELLGTAYRDCVTSGQWRGIAPFCQRVSKLSVELLEAWSYMPVMPAVVSIRVIDSEAVTLYQRISATENIVLIVVPPNTYLLISVEADGYLPSSASYYTHHLSVNNLPIYMQRQADTVSIGVVSSSDINVTFPDFGFRFIKLYVPFGSLDVDVRSELNFTITSVNLTASLHGVPHLIGVTDKNQLSRVNLDAYVAVHVTAGPTLTSLNINLLSSVWLYVPFVVDRFSDQLSVWFYNESSGIWQNSGKAVVMKQTLMLEITQFGWWAAAVEWPQTSCTSVVVSRTSSHGSSPTPLTGSVISLSGVDYTYFSVRGTDAAGVACMEQKRDSLSVVQVENKQFGVRSGPIFVTSLNHSQCDEGRWLNSRILQLNCTKLEILFASCGSLPSPINGSVIQPSVVSVLGDVHQPAITSFTCNVGYELSGISERVCLENGSWSGSQPTCKLVECDELPNPLNGKRYGENRIYQSTVIFSCGLGYFLNGSSNRTCQADGAWSGHETICHPRDCGKFPELQNGRIIGNKTVFSNVLTFVCDEGYEISGSSISKCQANGLWSSPSVHCSAVDCGNLDDIRNGRKIGTANTTLGFEVMFECNPCYELEGPTTRTCQANSTWSGTEPSCNIIYCSPLEEIQKGERMGDETICSASVEFKCDTGYRLSGSSIRTCLEDRTWSGQQPTCDLVFCEELSSSSVGLIKMGNETVVFSEVLFGCNQCFELKGHSNLTCLDNGQWSADQPTCDLIHCPNLPIPENGIKTRNETSCGVVEEFVCKSRYELVGPAKRVCLTNGSWSDEQPVCRVVDCGDLDPVENSLPTIGNTTTLGSVKKFECKDCFELIGSQTVTCLLTGSWNDSPPTCNLIMCPPLFDHVNGITNGASARCDSTVTFSCFAGYKLIGNSNISCLQSGQWSGSQPQCIEVNECISSPCQNGATCIDEVDGYRCFCSAGYHGILCETPTVDGSCAVEDCHAFVKVSNLGFFCGGTSYIEEFMFPLCKFIANPGTSRPARDWASSTWNCLVRVAAQELDAVYGGYQPDEPLFWECQAFERQLFATQQSCIKEALCDTLFTVDDAYSIADVMESSAFYRDQNVKQTLSLLTDCGQDNSNLASLRGEMLRRGFVLCFTGESEEAKAETVQQALQLIDSATDGGGVIQELQSVTDLCTSSRSESALTIALLSNGTGAVSQESLCNSLPSTFASAILRCPQCGNGVLELPAEACDDRNNENRDGCSSVCAIESGFFCDTIPWHTTSCRHFDIDLNKFDNSTRNRSVVIFYGDEVVFIVDNETLDASDYGNDDWERIKLTLEWAADVREEKLAYLSSLDRAVSAGRLTAMEKDALFTSAVERNDTMNSRVRLDIIRKSGEQLNLTHVLLALSYQNKGQADHIPRLMLIEVLDLNGISASPVGFTVTYVGLNANAPVIDIKENRQRFIAGSSDLLRVTGASLNVSDSDHEYYPMQWGRVTIVEAGTEEHLYLADEISPITVVTKQNGTVIELEGSASTEVYTDVLNNVFYFNWEIDKTEATETIIKFEVSDGVHVSFFIVVISVGMSQTRSLHQIIREHGVFICVTSDLTGFLYVLQT, encoded by the exons ATGCAATTGCTGATGAACTGTTTATTGGGAATCTTGGCTTTAGAGGTGTTTTGCCCAGTTTTGCTGACTCCGAACAATGGTATGCAGAATACAACTAACACTGCTAGTGGTACTGCTGTAGAATTTCGTTGCAATGAATGCTATGAATTGGAGGGACAGCGTGAGCTTTCTTGTTTGCCAAATCAAAGTTGGACGGGTGAAGCACCAACTTGCAAAG TAAAATACTGTCCAGCACTTAGGACACCAGTACATGGCAAGAAGGATTCAAACGACATGTCTTGTGGTACTACAGTAGAGTTTATATGTGATGATTGTTATGAGGTGGACGGTGACAATCATGTGACTTGCTTATCTAATCGAACATGGAATGGGACAGAACCCAGTTGCAAGA TAAAATTCTGTCCAGCTCTTGTGACACCGACTAATGGACAAAAGAACTCAAACAATCGCTCGTGTAATACAACTGTATCTTTTAATTGTTCAGATTGTTACAAATTAGAGGGATATGACCAACTTTCATGTCTTCCAAATAATTTGTGGAGCAGTCAAGAACCTGTTTGCAAGT TAAAGAATTGTTCGGTTCTTTCTACACCATCTAATGGCTTGAAGAACACAAATAGCATTTCATGTGGTACAGTTGTTGACTTTAGTTGTAACAAGTGTTATGAGTTGGAAGGTCATGAAcagctttcttgtttgtcaaaCACTTCATGGAGTGGTGGAAATCCAAGGTGTAATT TAAAAATTTGCTCAATTCTGGTTACACCATCTAATGGATCAAAAAGCACAAATACCTTGTCATGTGGTACAGTTGTAGACTTTAGTTGCGATGATTGTTATGACTTGGAGGGTGATTCACAACTTACTTGTTTGCCAAACAATTCATGGAGTGGTGAAGAACCCAATTGTGCAT TAAAATCATGTCGTGCACTTGCTGAACCCACGAATGGGAAGAAGGAGTCTAACTTTACTTTCTGTGATATAACAGTAGACTTTACATGTGATGAATGTTACTCATTGGAAGGTCACTACAATCTTTCCTGTTTGCCAAATAATTCATGGAGTGGTGAAGAACCTAACTGCACTT TAAAATCATGTCCAATTCTTGTAACTCCTATCAATGGCGAAACGAATTCGAGTGACACGTCATGTGGTACTAGTGTGGAGTTCAGTTGTCATGAGTGCTACATGCTGGAAGGACGCAACCAGCTGTCATGCCTGCCCAATAAAACTTGGGACAGTGCAGAACCTAATTGCACAT TGAAATCTTGCACTGAGCTTGTTACTCCATCTAATGGACAGAAGGATTCTAGCGACACTTCATGTGGTACTACTGTAATGTTTAGCTGCCGTGAATGTTATGACTTGGTCGGATACAATCAGTCGTCTTGTTTGCCGAATCAAACATGGAGCAGTGAAGCACCAAATTGCTCTC TGAAGTTTTGTCCTGCACTTGTGGCACCTGCTAATGGAAGCAAGAATTCAAATGACACATCATGTGGCAGTTCTGTAGAATTTAGCTGTGGTGAGTGTTATGAGCTTGAAGGACACCGCGTGCTAACTTGTCTTGTTGACAATACATGGAGCAGTAAAGAACCTAACTGCACAC TGAAATCATGTCCAGCTCTTAGAATACCTATTAATGGCGAAAAAGATTCAAATGACACCGTGTGTGGAGCTGTAGTTGGATTTCGCTGTAACGAGTGTCATGAGGTTCAAGGACACAATCAACTGTCTTGCTTGCCTAATAGAACATGGAGTGGAGAGGAACCCAATTGCACAt ATGTTCATTGTCCTGCTCTTGAAGTACCTAGTAATGGATCAATATTACATCTAACTGATAGTTATCGTTGTGGTTCTGCTGTTTGGTATGAATGTGAAAATGGATTTGAGTTGCTGGGGACAGCATATCGTGATTGTGTTACATCAGGACAATGGCGCGGAATTGCACCATTTTGCCAAC GTGTCTCCAAATTGAGTGTAGAGTTGTTAGAGGCATGGAGCTATATGCCTGTCATGCCGGCAGTGGTGTCTATTCGAGTTATAGACAGTGAGGCTGTTACTTTGTATCAACGCATCAGTGCTACAGAAAACATTGTGCTGATCGTTGTTCCACCTAATACATACTTGCTTATTAGTGTAGAAGCTGATGGATATCTGCCCAGTAGTGCTTCATATTATACTCATCATCTATCTG TGAACAATTTACCAATTTATATGCAACGACAGGCAGACACTGTATCTATTGGTGTCGTGTCTAGTTCTGACATCAATGTCACATTTCCTGATTTTGGTTTTCGTTTTATAAAACTCTATGTTCCTTTTGGTTCTTTGGATGTAGATGTTAGAAGTGAACTGAATTTTACAATCACTTCTGTCAACCTCACAGCTTCTTTGCATGGTGTACCACACTTGATTGGTGTGACCGACAAGAATCAGTTGTCTCGGGTGAACCTGGATGCTTATGTGGCAGTTCATGTGACTGCTGGACCTACTCTTACTTCTCTAAACATCAATTTGCTGAGCTCAGTGTGGTTGTACGTTCCATTTGTGGTTGATCGTTTTAGTGATCAGCTTTCTGTCTGGTTTTACAATGAGAGTTCTGGAATATGGCAAAATTCAGGCAAAGCTGTTGTCATGAAGCAGACATTGATGTTGGAAATTACTCAGTTTGGCTGGTGGGCTGCGGCTGTTGAATGGCCCCAGACTAGCTGTACGTCAGTAGTTGTCAGTAGAACTTCATCACACGGGAGCTCACCGACTCCATTGACTGGAAGTGTTATTTCTTTGTCTGGTGTAGACTACACTTATTTTAGTGTTAGAGGAACTGATGCTGCTGGAGTTGCTTGCATGGAGCAGAAAAGAGATAGTTTGAGTGTTGTCCAAGTTGAAAATAAGCAAtttggtgtcaggagtggACCTATTTTTGTAACAAGTCTGAATCATAGTCAATGTGATGAAGGAAGATGGTTGAATAGCAGAATCTTACAGTTGAATTGCACCAAACTTGAAATTTTAT TTGCTAGTTGTGGCTCTCTTCCAAGTCCAATTAATGGTAGTGTAATTCAACCATCTGTGGTGTCTGTGCTGGGAGATGTGCACCAACCTGCCATTACATCATTTACGTGTAATGTGGGATATGAGTTATCAGGAATTTCAGAGAGAGTGTGTTTGGAAAACGGTTCATGGAGTGGTTCTCAACCTACATGCAAAT TGGTAGAATGTGATGAACTCCCTAATCCTCTTAATGGCAAAAGATATGGTGAAAATCGAATTTATCAATCCACAGTCATTTTCTCCTGTGGTTTGGGTTATTTCTTGAATGGATCATCTAATCGTACATGCCAAGCTGATGGCGCATGGAGTGGACATGAAACCATATGCCATc CAAGAGATTGTGGCAAATTTCCTGAACTGCAGAATGGCCGAATAATAGGAAACAAAACGGTGTTCTCTAATGTTCTTACATTTGTTTGTGATGAGGGATATGAAATTTCTGGTTCCTCAATATCTAAATGTCAGGCAAATGGATTGTGGAGCTCACCTAGTGTCCATTGTAGTG CTGTGGATTGTGGCAATCTTGATGACATTAGAAATGGCAGGAAGATAGGAACTGCAAACACTACATTGGGCTTTGAAGTAATGTTTGAGTGTAACCCGTGTTATGAGCTGGAAGGaccaacaacaagaacatGCCAGGCTAATAGTACTTGGAGTGGTACAGAACCTTCTTGCAATA TAATTTATTGCTCTCCACTAGAAGAAATTCAGAAAGGAGAAAGAATGGGAGACGAAACAATTTGCTCAGCAAGTGTTGAATTTAAATGTGATACAGGGTATAGACTGAGTGGCTCCAGTATTCGAACGTGTCTAGAAGACAGAACATGGAGTGGGCAACAGCCAACTTGTGACT TGGTTTTCTGTGAAGAACTATCATCTTCAAGTGTTGGCTTAATTAAGATGGGCAATGAGACAGTTGTTTTTTCTGAAGTTTTATTTGGCTGTAACCAATGCTTTGAGTTGAAAGGACATAGCAATCTTACTTGTCTTGATAATGGCCAGTGGAGTGCAGACCAACCCACATGTGACT TAATTCATTGTCCAAACTTGCCAATTCCAGAAAACGGCATAAAGACTAGGAATGAAACAAGCTGTGGTGTTGTGGAAGAATTTGTTTGTAAAAGTCGTTATGAGCTTGTAGGTCCAGCCAAAAGAGTCTGCCTGACAAATGGTAGTTGGTCTGATGAGCAGCCAGTATGCAGAG TTGTCGATTGTGGCGATCTTGATCCTGTGGAGAATAGTTTGCCTACTATTGGCAACACTACAACATTGGGATCTGTGAAGAAGTTTGAGTGCAAAGATTGTTTTGAACTTATTGGCTCTCAAACAGTGACGTGTCTATTGACAGGGTCTTGGAACGACTCACCTCCAACATGCAATC TTATTATGTGTCCACCATTGTTTGATCATGTGAATGGCATCACAAATGGAGCATCAGCTCGTTGTGATTCGACTgttacatttagttgtttTGCTGGATATAAATTGATCGGCAATAGCAACATCTCATGCTTGCAAAGTGGCCAGTGGTCTGGCTCTCAGCCACAGTGCATTG AGGTGAATGAATGTATCTCATCTCCGTGTCAGAATGGAGCAACATGTATTGATGAAGTTGATGGCTACAGGTGTTTCTGTTCTGCTGGATATCACGGAATTCTGTGTGAAACAC CTACTGTCGATGGTTCATGTGCTGTGGAAGATTGCCATGCATTTGTTAAAGTTTCAAATTTGGGTTTCTTTTGTGGTGGAACTTCGTACATTGAAGAATTTATGTTTCCACTGTGCAAGTTTATTGCTAATCCGGGTACTAGCAGACCAGCTAGAGATTGGGCAAGTAGCACATGGAATTGTTTGGTGAGAGTTGCTGCACAAGAACTTGACGCTGTGTATGGTGGGTATCAGCCAGACGAACCCTTGTTTTGGGAATGTCAAGCATTTGAAAGACAGCTGTTTGCCACTCAGCAGAGTTGTATTAAAGAAGCCTTATGCGACACTCTGTTTACTGTAGATGATGCTTATAGCATAGCTGATGTGATGGAATCATCAGCATTTTATCGTGATCAGAATGTGAAGCAGACATTGTCTTTACTGACTGATTGTGGGCAAGACAATAGCAATTTGGCTTCATTGAGAGGTGAGATGTTGAGAAGAGGGTTTGTGCTCTGTTTTACTGGTGAAAGTGAAGAAGCTAAAGCAGAAACTGTGCAACAGGCATTGCAGTTGATTGATTCTGCTActgatggtggtggtgtgaTTCAGGAGCTACAAAGTGTTACTGATTTGTGTACTTCATCCAGAAGCGAGTCTGCACTGACCATAGCTTTGTTAAGCAATGGAACAGGTGCAGTGAGTCAGGAAAGTCTTTGTAATAGTCTGCCTTCTACCTTTGCGTCTGCGATTCTGCGTTGTCCTCAGTGTGGCAATGGTGTGTTGGAACTACCAGCAGAAGCATGTGATGATAGAAATAATGAAAATAGGGATGGCTGCTCATCTGTGTGTGCCATCGAAAGTGGATTTTTCTGTGATACAATACCTTGGCATACCACTAGTTGCAGACATTTTGACATTGACTTGAACAAGTTTGACAATTCAACTAGGAACAGATCCGTTGTCATCTTCTATGGTGATGAGGTTGTATTTATTGTTGATAATGAAACCTTGGATGCAAGTGATTATGGAAATGAT GATTGGGAGAGGATCAAACTTACTTTGGAATGGGCAGCTGATGTTCGGGAAGAGAAA CTTGCTTATTTGTCATCTCTTGACAGAGCAGTTTCTGCAGGTAGACTTACTGCTATGGAGAAGGATGCTCTTTTCACTTCTGCAGTGGAGAGAAATGACACAATGAATTCACGAGTGAGATT AGATATTATTCGAAAATCAGGTGAACAGCTTAATTTGACTCACGTCTTACTGGCTTTGTCCTACCAAAACAAAGGGCAGGCAGATCACATTCCAAG ATTGATGTTGATTGAGGTACTAGACTTGAATGGCATTTCTGCTTCACCAGTTGGATTTACTGTGACCTATGTTGGTCTTAATGCCAATGCACCTGTTATTGACATTAAAG AAAATAGGCAAAGGTTTATAGCAGGTAGCAGTGACTTGCTGCGTGTTACTGGTGCCAGTTTGAATGTGTCTGACTCTGACCATGAATA TTATCCTATGCAATGGGGTAGGGTTACTATTGTTGAAGCAGGTACTGAAGAGCATCTCTACCTTGCAGATGAAATATCACCAATCACAGTTGTG acaaaacaaaatggtaCTGTCATTGAGCTGGAAGGTTCTGCCTCTACTGAAGTTTATACTGATGTTTTAAACAATGTGTTCTATTTTAACTG GGAGATCGATAAGACAGAAGCCACAGAAACAATCATTAAATTTGAAGTGTCTGATGGTGTCCATGTCAGCTTTTTCATTGTGGT AATTTCAGTAGGTATGTCACAAACTAGAAGTCTACATCAAATAATTAGAGAGCATGGTGTCTTCATATGTGTCACCAGTG ACCTGACCGGGTTTCTCTATGTTCTTCAGACCTGA
- the LOC134186361 gene encoding laminin subunit beta-2-like, translating into NALSLGDQLQFPLTCYNVRESVPQASSTSLSEACRNHTILINAALFNGALSCSCNVETSSSQLCEKLGGQCTCAPNVVTRKCATCNYTFFGFSATGCEACNCHPVGSLSTLCNETGYCDCKGNAGGQRCDSCKPTFYNFSSSNPDVCEGTCCIRLD; encoded by the exons AATGCATTGTCTCTTGGCGATCAATTACAGTTTCCTTTGACTTGCTACAATGTGAGGGAATCTGTACCACAAGCATCTTCAACTTCTCTTAGTGAGGCTTGCAGAAATCACACTATTCTCATCAATGCTGCTCTTTTCAATGGAGCACTGA GTTGTAGTTGTAATGTGGAAACAAGTTCTAGTCAACTATGTGAGAAGTTGGGTGGCCAGTGCACTTGTGCTCCCAATGTTGTTACTCGAAAATGCGCTACTTGTAATTACACATTTTTTGGATTTAGTGCTACTGGATGTGAAG CTTGTAATTGTCATCCTGTTGGTTCCCTGTCAACTCTGTGCAATGAGACTGGATACTGTGACTGCAAAGGGAATGCTGGTGGTCAGAGATGTGATAGTTGCAAGCCAACATTTTATAATTTCAGCAGCAGCAACCCTGATGTCTGTGAAGGTACATGTTGCATTAGACTGGATTGA
- the LOC134186445 gene encoding laminin subunit gamma-1-like, whose translation MCGDRDCGCTVTGTVNDSKECLTLGGQCLCASNIITRTCSVCDYKYFGFDGDGCEACVCDVIGSKSVQCNETGYCDCKDNAAGQRCDVCKPSHFNFNVENPDACQACLCNESGSDPSAEGSCNATTGQCTCKENVEGVNCTHCKTSFFNLQLSNPTGCEACNCNFNGSTALSKGACDDSGQCVCREGVTGLKCSVCDDGLYMMSSDDADSCHPCRCSLSSSVSLTCDKISGQCHCKSGLTGRTCDVIEDFHWLPFLEGFIYEAEFASLSVR comes from the exons ATGTGTGGCGACCGTG aCTGTGGCTGTACTGTAACAGGAACAGTGAATGATAGCAAAGAATGTTTAACACTTGGTGGACAGTGTTTATGTGCATCTAATATCATCACTCGAACATGTTCAGTGTGTGATTACAAATATTTTGgatttgatggtgatggttgTGAAG cttgtgtgtgtgatgtgattggaTCAAAGTCAGTTCAATGTAATGAGACTGGGTACTGTGACTGCAAGGACAATGCAGCGGGACAAAGATGTGATGTATGTAAACCATCACATTTTAACTTTAATGTGGAGAACCCTGATGCCTGTCAAG cttgtttgtgcaatgaatcTGGCTCTGATCCATCAGCTGAGGGAAGttgcaatgctacaacaggacAGTGCACGTGTAAAGAGAACGTAGAGGGTGTGAATTGTACACATTGCAAGACATCATTTTTCAATCTGCAATTATCCAATCCTACTGGCTGTGAAg cttgcaattgcaattTCAATGGATCCACAGCATTGTCAAAGGGTGCATGTGATGACAGtggtcagtgtgtttgcagGGAAGGTGTAACTGGTCTGAAATGTTCTGTTTGTGAC GATGGATTATATATGATGTCTTCTGATGATGCTGACAGTTGTCATCCATGTCGTTGTTCGCTGTCATCTTCAGTTTCTCTGACATGTGATAAGATCTCAGGCCAATGTCATTGTAAATCTGGTCTGACTGGACGTacttgtgacgtcattgaagattttcactGGCTGCCATTTTTGGAGGGTTTCATTTATGAAGCAGAATTTGCTAGTCTGAGTGTACGTTAA